Within the Rhodopirellula bahusiensis genome, the region CAGCCTGTCCAAAACTACCAGAGTTTCGGATTCTTGGATTCCATCGTGGCCGATGGGCAGCTGCGGTATCACACCGCTGGGGCTCTCGGGAAGGGAGAAAAGATTTGGATGCTGGCCAAGTTGCCGGGAGAGATCCGTATCAAGGATTCCGAGGATGTGACCGAACAATTTCTGTTGTTAAGCAACTCTCACGATGGGAGTTCTGCTTTGCGGGTCTTCTTTACTCCGATTCGGGTCGTGTGTGCCAATACCTTGGGATTGGCGGAACGACGTGGGCGGGGTCAGGGCGTCTCGGTTGTTCACAAGGGAGACCTTGCCGCCAAAGTCGGCGAAGCTCAGAAGATCCTTGGACTCGCAACCAAGTTCTACGATAGTGTTGAAGAACGAATCAACCATCTCGCTAATCACTACCCAAGCCGAGAGCAACTGACGGGGTACTTCGAGCGTCTCTATCCTGATCAAGATGGAGCGAAGAACAAACGGGCCGAGAATGTACGGTCGGAATTGTTCAAACTTTTCGAGGAGGGAAGAGGGCAGAACATCCCTGAAACCAAGCTGACTACTTGGGCAGCCTTCAATGCGGTGACCGAGTTTGTCGACCATCACCGAACCACACGGGGAAAGACAGATCGTGATCGAGCGTCGAGCCGGTTGGAATCAGCTTGGTTCGGTAGCGGTGCCTCGCTGAAGGCGAAGGCTTGGGACGAGGCACTTGATCTGGCGGTTTAAATGAGCTTGTTTCTTACGCTTCTACTCGGTGGTACCAAGTAACGATTTTCCCGTTTACACGACTTCCCTGCTTGGTCCACCCGCAAGCTGTGAGATGGTCCCTCATCAGCATTCCAAAGACCTGAGCGGTGAATGGTTCAGATAGCAGGCCAAAATCGTAGTGTTCTGGAAGAATGCGTGATCCCGCATGATCGCTCCTCACTTTGTCGATCGAGGCTACAAGCCGATCAATCGACTCGCGAACGGAATCAAGCACATGTCGCTGATCTCGGCAAAGAGAATCGTAGAGAATCACCTCTGGATTCTTCCTCATGGTCGTGGCCTCTGCTGGAATTGAGCAAACGGTTAGATAGGATCGGCTAAGAAGAATAGCAGCATTGGCACTATTCCGTAAATCTCTTGCCGACGAGTCCCAGGGTTGGCAGGCGGATTCGCTAAGTTTTCTTGGATGAGCTCACCCAGCACTCCGACTCCTAAGAGAGTCCAGAACTACCAAGGCCGACTCATCGCGATCGGCGACATTCACGGCCACTCCAACGCCCTTGACTCGTTGATCCGGGCGATTAATCCATCGGCCAAGGATGAAATCATCACTCTGGGCGACTACGTCAATCGCGGTCCCGGTTCTGAGGGAGTCATCGAACAGCTAATCGAGCTACAGGATCGATGTCAGTTGATCTCCATCCTGGGCAACCACGATGAAATGCTTTTGGATGCTCGAAAAGATCAGTACGCCTTCGATCGGTTCGTGATGAGTGGCGGTAAAGAGACTGTCCAGTCCTACCGGAGTCAGAAATTGGATGCCATCCCTGATGCACATTGGGAGTTCCTGGAATCGTGTCGTGACTACCACGAAACATCGAACTTTATCTTCACCCATGCCAATGCATGCAGTCACACGCCGATGAACGACCAACTTTCATCAGTGCTTCGATGGACCGGCGTAGACGAAATGGAAATCTGCAATCATCGAACCGGGAAAAGTTTAGTTGTGGGACACGCAGCAGGTGAAGAAATCCGAAACTTCGGAACC harbors:
- a CDS encoding DUF932 domain-containing protein, whose translation is MRHALSTTDGNTAMMYAGDTPWHGLGTQLDEPATSWEAIEAAGLNYRVDLKPIYTGDGTLIPQRKAVVRDDSRVVLGVVGNSYQPVQNYQSFGFLDSIVADGQLRYHTAGALGKGEKIWMLAKLPGEIRIKDSEDVTEQFLLLSNSHDGSSALRVFFTPIRVVCANTLGLAERRGRGQGVSVVHKGDLAAKVGEAQKILGLATKFYDSVEERINHLANHYPSREQLTGYFERLYPDQDGAKNKRAENVRSELFKLFEEGRGQNIPETKLTTWAAFNAVTEFVDHHRTTRGKTDRDRASSRLESAWFGSGASLKAKAWDEALDLAV
- a CDS encoding metallophosphoesterase family protein → MSSPSTPTPKRVQNYQGRLIAIGDIHGHSNALDSLIRAINPSAKDEIITLGDYVNRGPGSEGVIEQLIELQDRCQLISILGNHDEMLLDARKDQYAFDRFVMSGGKETVQSYRSQKLDAIPDAHWEFLESCRDYHETSNFIFTHANACSHTPMNDQLSSVLRWTGVDEMEICNHRTGKSLVVGHAAGEEIRNFGTCVCIDTGCGFGGVLTAYEPATKKRWQVTEDGRHVN